A genomic region of Micromonospora sp. NBRC 110009 contains the following coding sequences:
- a CDS encoding GGDEF domain-containing protein — protein sequence MSPTLNTIATATGGILAGLAFAGALLWRQQQALQTARYQATHDDITGLPNRRLFLTHLRAALADRTPVGVVLLDLDRFKTVNDTLGHDAGNDLLERIARLLASLPAPVQIAARLSGDEFALLVSGDRDDTAAAAHTAWQVIAAAPIRVVNGNLRMAASVGHTHSDNRHISPRQLLAEADTAMYQAKRSGSGVCEHHPRAAAAGRRSRDRHYR from the coding sequence GTGTCTCCCACCCTGAACACGATCGCTACCGCCACCGGCGGCATCCTCGCCGGCCTCGCCTTCGCCGGAGCCCTGCTCTGGCGGCAGCAGCAAGCCCTGCAGACGGCCCGCTACCAGGCCACCCACGACGACATCACCGGCCTGCCCAACCGGCGGCTGTTCCTCACCCACCTTCGTGCCGCGCTCGCCGACCGCACGCCGGTCGGCGTGGTGCTGCTCGACCTGGACCGGTTCAAGACCGTCAACGACACCCTCGGCCACGACGCCGGCAACGACCTGCTCGAACGGATCGCACGACTCCTGGCCAGCCTGCCCGCACCGGTGCAGATCGCGGCTCGGCTCTCCGGCGACGAGTTCGCCCTGCTCGTGTCCGGCGACCGGGACGACACCGCCGCCGCGGCCCACACCGCCTGGCAGGTCATCGCCGCCGCCCCGATCCGCGTGGTCAACGGCAACCTCCGGATGGCCGCCTCGGTCGGCCACACCCACAGCGATAACCGGCACATCAGCCCCCGACAGCTGCTCGCCGAAGCCGACACCGCCATGTACCAGGCCAAGCGCTCCGGCAGCGGAGTGTGCGAGCACCACCCCCGCGCCGCTGCAGCTGGGCGGCGCAGCCGCGACCGCCACTACCGCTGA
- a CDS encoding MarR family winged helix-turn-helix transcriptional regulator produces MTDTHTESPPAHSAFKVLAALAELGQATAAEVAEHTGLAYSTTTPKLRAWESSGQAERFRTGDGRTLWRLTDAGRAATATTVTPQPAAADAPAPAADPEVAQLDAAEAQLQPGDADPSTAADTTGSPDSSPASQQEPEPEARDGGESTAGDVADKATDPACQTPAGSHDSGDGGPRGEDRSAAARRRGGSLRGAVLDILEAHPDRAYRTGELCKLVDAANAGTGAAKASAGAVANAAIKLVASGKAVQTVERPATFQLAPANGGE; encoded by the coding sequence ATGACCGACACGCACACGGAAAGCCCTCCCGCGCATAGCGCGTTCAAGGTCCTCGCGGCGCTGGCCGAACTCGGCCAGGCCACCGCCGCCGAAGTCGCCGAGCACACCGGACTGGCCTACTCCACCACCACTCCGAAGCTGCGCGCCTGGGAAAGCTCCGGGCAGGCCGAGCGGTTTCGCACCGGCGACGGCCGCACCCTGTGGCGGCTCACCGACGCCGGCCGCGCCGCCACCGCCACCACCGTTACCCCGCAGCCAGCGGCGGCCGACGCACCCGCACCGGCCGCCGACCCCGAGGTTGCCCAGCTTGACGCCGCCGAGGCGCAGCTCCAGCCCGGTGACGCCGACCCGTCGACCGCAGCCGACACCACCGGCTCGCCCGACAGCTCTCCTGCCTCCCAGCAGGAGCCCGAGCCGGAAGCACGGGACGGCGGGGAGTCCACCGCTGGCGACGTTGCGGACAAGGCAACCGACCCGGCGTGCCAGACGCCGGCAGGCAGTCACGACAGCGGCGACGGCGGGCCGCGCGGCGAGGACCGTTCGGCGGCGGCGCGCCGTAGGGGCGGGTCCTTGCGCGGGGCGGTCCTGGACATTCTCGAAGCGCATCCCGACCGGGCCTACAGGACCGGCGAGCTGTGCAAGCTCGTCGACGCCGCGAACGCCGGCACGGGCGCGGCCAAGGCCAGCGCAGGTGCGGTCGCCAACGCGGCCATCAAGCTCGTCGCCTCCGGCAAGGCCGTGCAGACCGTCGAGCGCCCCGCCACTTTCCAGCTCGCCCCCGCCAACGGCGGCGAGTAG
- a CDS encoding GTPase domain-containing protein, with protein MVDIDAVRDWLGRLPGGSPGRYADDWDAFQKRDQPVVTLFGSYDTGKSSLLRRLLVDSGRDVPDWLTISARHETFEVNEVELGTCIVRDTPGFDVGASGVREQNSSLAMAAVGLTDVGIAVLTPQLVTAERDVLRRLFTQGWPAGTMWFVISRFDEAAGNPEYDLPGYRELGDRKVRELRDLFGLDDRVPVFVVSQDPFQTAGPVTDLGRDTWDEFRDWDGMQDLTNAFGAVSPSALPGWRHAAGQRYWSAVLDETLSVLRGQLADYAEQARVAAHGVDRRDQWERQLGNLDRAAQAGLEGLVDEVLRRSWDSGSAADELQRKVGEWFTRHEGHLDRLRQSIRKGKERDRALPTWAGFASLVGTLKSKENAATVPGAPGQISEHTKNIGGMLLGVLKTMTADVGETAGKETKTLKMAEKVKPYVGTVEAALSLTVYLTTFVDQYLANRTRLNQDKAAAEMRQQVIADCTRLARDTWQPFVDDVHDEIIAQTKDQVDLDASLRQLVRQLQEAIAEGEGLARSDARPLHQTGA; from the coding sequence GTGGTTGACATCGACGCGGTGCGCGACTGGCTGGGGCGGCTTCCCGGTGGATCGCCCGGGCGGTACGCCGACGACTGGGACGCCTTCCAGAAGCGGGACCAACCGGTCGTGACCCTCTTCGGGTCCTACGACACCGGCAAGAGCTCCCTGCTCCGCCGCTTGCTCGTCGACTCGGGCCGCGACGTTCCCGACTGGCTGACGATCAGCGCTCGCCACGAGACCTTCGAGGTCAACGAGGTCGAGTTGGGTACGTGCATCGTCCGCGACACCCCCGGATTCGACGTCGGCGCGTCAGGCGTCCGCGAACAGAACAGCTCCCTCGCGATGGCCGCGGTCGGGCTCACCGACGTCGGCATCGCGGTGCTGACCCCGCAGCTGGTGACCGCCGAACGTGACGTGCTCCGGAGGCTGTTCACGCAGGGCTGGCCGGCCGGGACGATGTGGTTCGTCATCTCCCGGTTCGACGAGGCCGCCGGGAACCCGGAGTACGACCTCCCGGGGTACCGGGAACTCGGTGACCGCAAGGTCCGCGAGTTGCGGGACCTGTTCGGCCTTGACGACCGGGTGCCGGTCTTCGTCGTCTCGCAGGACCCGTTCCAGACCGCCGGGCCGGTCACCGATCTCGGCCGCGACACCTGGGACGAGTTCCGGGACTGGGACGGCATGCAGGACCTCACGAACGCTTTCGGGGCGGTGTCCCCGTCAGCCCTGCCCGGGTGGCGGCATGCGGCCGGGCAACGGTACTGGTCAGCGGTGTTGGACGAGACCTTGTCCGTACTGCGCGGGCAACTGGCGGACTACGCGGAACAAGCCAGGGTGGCGGCCCACGGCGTCGATCGCCGCGACCAATGGGAGAGGCAGCTCGGCAACCTCGACCGGGCCGCTCAGGCCGGCCTCGAAGGTCTCGTCGACGAGGTGCTGCGGCGGTCGTGGGATTCCGGCTCCGCCGCCGACGAGCTGCAGCGCAAGGTCGGCGAGTGGTTCACCAGGCATGAGGGCCACCTAGACCGGTTGCGGCAGTCGATCCGCAAGGGCAAGGAGCGAGACCGCGCCCTCCCCACCTGGGCCGGCTTCGCTTCGCTGGTCGGGACACTCAAGTCCAAGGAGAACGCTGCCACCGTCCCGGGCGCGCCCGGTCAGATCTCGGAGCACACCAAGAACATCGGGGGCATGCTGCTCGGCGTGCTGAAGACCATGACCGCAGACGTCGGGGAGACTGCCGGCAAGGAGACCAAGACGCTAAAGATGGCCGAGAAGGTGAAGCCGTACGTCGGCACCGTCGAAGCCGCGCTCTCCCTCACCGTCTACCTGACGACGTTCGTCGACCAGTACCTCGCGAATCGCACGCGCCTGAACCAGGACAAGGCCGCGGCCGAGATGCGTCAACAGGTCATCGCCGACTGCACGCGGCTCGCCCGCGACACCTGGCAGCCGTTCGTCGACGACGTACACGACGAGATCATCGCCCAGACGAAAGACCAGGTCGACCTCGACGCGAGCCTGCGCCAGCTCGTCAGGCAACTGCAAGAAGCCATCGCGGAAGGCGAGGGTCTGGCTCGATCGGACGCAAGGCCGCTGCACCAGACAGGGGCATAG
- a CDS encoding GTPase produces MGAGKLTVHSSRDPSGSESDDELTTEVRSFEEAVRSAVEQGRAELVHLDDITDGLVAAFTQGQGPGSIARLRDFVQGFPAELRRHLDRERESLGTFNIAFFGRTGAGKSTLLSVFGRLDGAYVSPGDNDFTTEVRHVAWRDCRLFDTPGINGWGASESRDVLEARARAAVEIADIVLLCFDSQSQQAMEFEKIAAWVLDRGKPVVAVLNSRNRRWHHPAVVRESGRRHLSETVRQHADNIRTQLAQIGLFDVPVVAIQSQRALYARAATPFRGPFPEDFHNERERFGTDYLDRWSNFPELERLITASIAEGGADLRLTALREDIRSRCRRGIGQLENLAAELEREAESLERRVESLFAVLGYPEDAERAQWLHDAALSGDLVDLSEQARGGPYTSPPKGSLDRFVRHLAASHLSGCHRQAKVNVDDAIQRAFAERKAFGEPEFRAATYDEGAMATAAQAVWADRQVFLQRELEIAVDDESAASGPAAVHAATIAGDKGGSVAGDAAQGTSIAVGLGALALPLIWNPAGWVLATTVAGIGIVTQVGKHFGKKASEQGAEQTRKAKADAIAEGHRAVDRTFVAYEDALVQDSRRAAWTSLGPAVGESLSAAIERRMARARITRLLDSLRTYADAVRPTPAVTDVLRRAQRRMGETPAEVTRALLGEDWLESGVDHQPVQIGEAVREAYASRQEADRTRLAHAVTEAWRSPTPAQIYSWRHDLEDAARRDPALADVVRAFWRVRGARPVFAVLGDYNSGKSSLVHRIMVDRGLRPDTAFDTRALPATTAASRYRFPGFDLVDTPGLQSGHDEHDATALEAITEAALVLVVVHVNLLVGNTSMLEELLRGTEMTAAKGGRTVFLINRCDELGADPLTAPDDFLRLQNRKREELRAALAARCADVELDRIHCLSGDPFGLVGGAATAQPVDFDEHRLWDGVAALTSALSGLSDERLADAASSAALDAAVTALKRHRHTLHQMLAEGEKALSHLEPLIASLRDALRDAMIVESSLREDARRMVDRHAVPAKSAVADLDRKDAQKLTSLVESWWKTPQFEADLERYRDDAARRLAEWHGDHLPTIGREIRAAELQVAPELAAEFQAQGTGWYEEVVAGAGSVAGAVAPLAKALGNRDAFYTVLKQFNYKFKPWGAVKGGANVARAGLVLGAIAAAMDIAEMATDAQKAGQHREQQESAWQKIDETAARTVDLIMRDEQWGGHVAYLEQRTRDLEALLDEHLARESSIVERMDSAKVQAEAADALIVAAEEMEGTDHSG; encoded by the coding sequence TTGGGCGCCGGCAAGTTGACGGTGCATTCGAGCCGTGACCCGTCAGGCAGCGAAAGTGATGATGAGTTGACGACAGAGGTGCGGTCATTCGAGGAGGCCGTTCGGTCGGCCGTCGAGCAGGGACGCGCGGAACTGGTGCACCTGGACGACATCACGGACGGCTTGGTCGCCGCCTTCACCCAAGGGCAGGGCCCGGGCTCGATCGCTCGGCTAAGAGACTTCGTCCAGGGGTTTCCGGCGGAGCTGCGGCGTCACCTCGACCGTGAGCGGGAGTCGCTCGGCACGTTCAACATCGCGTTCTTCGGGCGGACCGGCGCCGGGAAGAGCACCCTGCTGTCGGTGTTCGGCCGGCTCGACGGGGCGTACGTCTCACCCGGTGACAACGATTTCACCACCGAAGTGCGCCATGTCGCGTGGCGGGACTGCCGGCTGTTCGACACACCCGGGATCAACGGCTGGGGCGCCTCCGAGAGTCGTGATGTCCTCGAAGCCCGGGCCCGCGCGGCGGTTGAGATCGCCGACATTGTGCTCCTGTGCTTCGACAGCCAGTCCCAGCAGGCGATGGAGTTCGAGAAGATCGCCGCCTGGGTCCTCGACCGGGGAAAGCCGGTGGTGGCCGTCCTCAACTCCCGCAACCGGCGCTGGCATCACCCGGCGGTGGTCCGGGAGTCCGGCCGCCGGCATCTGTCCGAGACGGTTCGCCAGCACGCCGACAACATCCGGACCCAGCTCGCCCAGATCGGGTTGTTCGACGTCCCGGTCGTCGCGATCCAGAGCCAGCGGGCCCTGTACGCGCGCGCCGCGACCCCGTTCCGCGGTCCATTCCCGGAGGACTTCCACAACGAACGGGAGCGTTTCGGCACGGACTACCTCGACCGCTGGTCGAACTTCCCCGAGCTGGAGCGCCTTATCACCGCCTCGATCGCGGAGGGCGGCGCAGATCTGCGGCTGACCGCGCTGCGCGAGGACATCCGGTCACGGTGCCGCCGCGGGATCGGCCAGCTCGAAAACCTGGCGGCCGAGCTCGAGCGGGAGGCGGAGTCCCTGGAGCGCCGGGTCGAGTCGCTGTTCGCCGTGCTGGGCTATCCGGAGGACGCCGAACGTGCCCAGTGGCTGCACGACGCGGCGCTCAGCGGAGATCTGGTCGATCTGTCCGAGCAGGCGCGGGGCGGCCCGTACACCTCGCCGCCCAAGGGGTCGCTGGACCGTTTCGTCCGGCATCTCGCCGCGTCGCACCTGTCGGGCTGCCACCGGCAGGCGAAGGTCAACGTAGACGACGCGATCCAGCGGGCCTTCGCCGAGCGCAAGGCGTTCGGCGAGCCGGAGTTCCGGGCAGCCACGTACGACGAAGGAGCCATGGCCACCGCGGCGCAGGCCGTGTGGGCGGACCGTCAGGTGTTCCTGCAGCGTGAGCTGGAGATCGCGGTGGACGACGAGTCCGCCGCGAGCGGGCCGGCCGCAGTGCACGCCGCGACGATCGCCGGCGACAAGGGCGGCAGCGTGGCGGGTGACGCCGCCCAGGGCACGAGCATCGCGGTGGGTCTCGGCGCCCTTGCGCTGCCACTCATCTGGAACCCCGCGGGATGGGTGCTCGCCACCACGGTCGCCGGCATCGGCATCGTCACGCAGGTCGGGAAGCACTTCGGTAAGAAGGCGAGCGAGCAGGGGGCGGAGCAGACCCGGAAGGCGAAGGCCGACGCCATCGCCGAAGGTCATCGGGCGGTGGACCGGACGTTCGTCGCCTACGAGGACGCGCTCGTCCAGGACAGCCGCAGAGCCGCGTGGACGTCGCTGGGGCCCGCGGTCGGCGAGTCGCTGAGCGCCGCGATCGAGCGTCGGATGGCGCGCGCCCGGATCACGCGGCTGCTCGACAGCCTGCGGACCTACGCCGACGCGGTCCGGCCCACGCCGGCGGTGACCGACGTCCTGCGGCGGGCACAGCGCCGGATGGGGGAAACCCCGGCCGAGGTGACCCGGGCGTTGCTGGGCGAGGACTGGCTGGAGTCCGGCGTCGACCACCAGCCGGTGCAGATCGGCGAGGCGGTGCGCGAGGCGTACGCGAGTCGCCAGGAGGCGGACCGCACGCGGCTGGCACACGCCGTGACCGAGGCGTGGCGGTCACCGACGCCGGCGCAGATCTACTCCTGGCGTCACGACCTGGAGGACGCGGCCCGGCGTGACCCGGCGCTGGCCGACGTCGTTCGAGCCTTCTGGCGCGTCCGCGGGGCGCGGCCGGTCTTCGCCGTGCTGGGTGACTACAACTCGGGTAAGTCGTCGCTGGTCCACCGGATCATGGTGGACCGTGGCCTGCGGCCGGACACCGCGTTCGACACCCGCGCGCTGCCGGCGACAACGGCCGCGAGCCGCTACCGGTTCCCCGGGTTCGATCTCGTGGACACGCCCGGCCTGCAGAGCGGACACGACGAGCACGACGCCACCGCGCTCGAGGCGATCACCGAGGCCGCTCTCGTGCTCGTCGTCGTCCACGTCAACCTGCTGGTCGGCAACACCTCGATGCTGGAGGAGCTCCTGCGCGGTACGGAGATGACCGCCGCCAAGGGCGGGCGGACGGTGTTTCTCATCAACCGGTGCGACGAGCTGGGCGCCGATCCGCTGACCGCACCCGATGATTTCCTCCGTCTGCAGAACCGCAAACGCGAGGAGCTGCGCGCGGCCCTCGCCGCGCGTTGCGCCGACGTGGAGCTCGACCGGATCCACTGCCTGTCCGGGGATCCGTTCGGCCTGGTCGGTGGGGCGGCAACGGCGCAGCCCGTGGACTTCGACGAGCATCGGCTGTGGGACGGCGTGGCCGCACTGACGAGCGCCCTGTCCGGCCTCTCCGACGAGCGGCTGGCCGATGCGGCGTCCTCGGCCGCCCTCGACGCGGCGGTTACCGCCCTCAAGCGTCACCGGCACACGCTGCACCAGATGCTGGCCGAAGGCGAGAAGGCACTGAGCCACCTGGAACCGCTGATCGCCAGTCTCCGGGACGCGTTGCGCGACGCCATGATTGTCGAGAGCTCACTGCGCGAGGACGCCCGCCGCATGGTGGACCGCCACGCGGTGCCGGCGAAATCCGCGGTCGCGGACCTCGACCGCAAGGACGCCCAGAAGCTGACGAGCCTCGTCGAGTCCTGGTGGAAGACACCGCAGTTCGAGGCTGATCTTGAACGCTACCGCGACGACGCGGCACGCCGGTTGGCCGAGTGGCATGGCGATCACCTCCCGACGATCGGGCGCGAGATACGCGCTGCCGAACTCCAGGTGGCGCCCGAGCTCGCGGCAGAGTTCCAGGCCCAGGGAACCGGCTGGTACGAGGAGGTCGTCGCGGGCGCCGGCAGCGTCGCAGGAGCCGTAGCGCCGCTCGCGAAAGCCCTCGGAAACCGGGACGCGTTCTACACGGTCCTGAAGCAATTCAACTACAAGTTCAAACCGTGGGGCGCGGTCAAGGGCGGCGCCAACGTCGCCCGGGCCGGGCTCGTCCTCGGGGCCATCGCCGCCGCCATGGACATCGCGGAGATGGCCACCGACGCCCAGAAGGCCGGCCAGCACAGGGAGCAGCAGGAATCGGCGTGGCAGAAGATCGACGAGACGGCCGCGCGGACCGTCGATCTGATCATGCGCGATGAGCAGTGGGGAGGCCACGTCGCCTACCTCGAGCAGCGGACCAGGGACCTCGAAGCGCTGCTCGACGAACACCTCGCCCGGGAATCGTCGATCGTCGAGCGGATGGACTCGGCGAAGGTACAGGCCGAGGCGGCCGATGCGCTAATCGTGGCCGCGGAAGAAATGGAAGGAACGGATCACAGTGGTTGA
- a CDS encoding replication-relaxation family protein — protein MEHLRRLTLRDRQLLAWLAEHYVLSADQITEAAFTSRRSARLRLATLHGIEAVSRFVDITTGDGQYLYALGPLGMLVHPTAYNDPDRPDARPPRSSIERTERIVGSCRLAHLLGTNQLFVDLLAHARCHPDVRLARWWSEQHATAAYAVAGIRPDGHGMWCVGDQQVGFFLEHDNGTEQLAVVLRKLRGYERLTQFGPRYPVLLRVRSRRREANLLRALAGVPTAMPVATGIHDEHPAGPAWTLTTEPGLRRWLHELPSDHGPDNPATNPHRFIHPDDD, from the coding sequence CTGGAGCACCTACGTCGGCTCACGCTGCGCGACCGTCAGCTCCTCGCCTGGCTCGCCGAGCACTATGTGCTCTCGGCCGACCAGATCACCGAGGCGGCGTTCACCTCCCGCCGTTCCGCCCGGCTGCGGCTGGCCACCCTGCACGGCATCGAGGCTGTCAGCCGCTTCGTCGACATCACCACCGGCGACGGGCAGTACCTCTACGCCCTCGGCCCCCTCGGCATGCTGGTGCACCCCACCGCCTACAACGACCCGGATCGGCCCGACGCCCGACCGCCGCGCAGCAGCATCGAGCGCACCGAACGCATCGTCGGCAGTTGTCGACTCGCCCACCTGCTCGGCACCAATCAACTGTTCGTCGACCTCCTCGCTCACGCGCGCTGCCATCCAGACGTGCGCCTGGCGAGGTGGTGGTCCGAGCAGCACGCGACCGCCGCCTATGCCGTCGCCGGCATCCGGCCCGACGGGCACGGCATGTGGTGCGTCGGGGACCAGCAGGTGGGGTTCTTCTTGGAGCACGACAACGGCACCGAGCAGCTCGCCGTCGTGCTGCGCAAGCTGCGCGGCTACGAGCGCCTCACCCAGTTCGGGCCTCGCTACCCGGTCCTGCTGCGCGTGCGCAGCCGACGCCGCGAGGCCAACCTCCTACGCGCGCTCGCCGGTGTGCCCACCGCCATGCCCGTCGCCACCGGCATCCACGACGAGCATCCCGCCGGGCCGGCCTGGACGCTGACCACCGAGCCCGGGCTGCGCCGCTGGCTACACGAGCTGCCCAGCGACCACGGCCCCGACAACCCCGCCACGAACCCGCACCGCTTCATCCACCCTGACGACGACTAG